The genomic DNA GAATGCTGACGACAGAGATGCAGAGGCACGTGTGAATGCTGTAAAGGGACTCACATCAGTGTGTGAGACTCTTACTCAGAATAGTGCTAGTGATCCTGAAAACGATGACatgtctctttttcttcttatcaagACTGAAGTGATGGATACTTTACTGGAAGCTCTTGATGATTATTCAGTTGATAACCGAGGTGATGTAGGTTCTTGGATTCGTGAAGCTGCAGTCCATGGCCTTGAGAAGTGTACATATATCCTCTGTAAGAAAATAGGAACAAATTCAGAGGGTGATCATAACAGTGATACGTCCTCACTTTTCGATTCGAATCTTGCGACCCGTGTAATTGGAGGTATTGTGAAGCAAGGAGTGGAGAAAATGGATAAATTAAGAGAAATATCTGCAAAGGTTCTTCAAAGGATTTTATATCACGAATCTATTTCCGTCCCTTTCATTCCTCATAGAGAAAAATTGGAAGAGATTCTTCCCAACAAAGCTGGCTTACAATGGGCGGTAAGTATGCACACTTGGTTGTTTCGTCGTTTATTTGATGGATTTTTGTATCTGGCTATGAGTTATTATCTCCTTTTGTAGGTTCCGGCTTTCTCTTTCCCACGTTTTGTGCAGCTATTAAAGTTCCGTTGTTACAGCAAAGAGGTGCTGTCTGGATTAGTAATTTCGATTGGAGGATTACAAGATTCACTTAGTAAATCGTCGCTCCTTGCATTTCGGGAGTATATGAGGGAAGGTGAAGAAGCTAAAGACCTTAAAGAACAACAGTCCAGAGAGTCAGCATTGTGTGAAGATATTCTCTGGATACTTCAGGAATACAAGAAACGTGACAGAGTTATGGTACCCTGTCTAAAGGTAAAGGCACAATATTGTAGATTAAGCTTACATGTGGTTATGTCTTAACCTTTCTCTTTTACGCAGACAATTGGGATCCTCTTCGAAAATAAGATCTTTCTGAATCAAGAGGTTGGTTTAAGATTTACCTCTTTGGTTAGAAATTGCTAAAGGTTATGAATTGATTCCGAACACATTCCATACAAAGCTAATCTGTCATTTTATTTCAGACTCATACGTTGAGTTTCTACGCGGGTGCCGTAGATTCTTTAGCCATCGAACTACGAGCTTCGAAGGATTTCACAAAGTTAAAAACAGGCCTTCCAATACTTGGATATATCGCTTCGGTCTCAGATCCCATCAGCAAAAAAGCCTTCTCTCAGCTTCTAGCATTCCTTGGCCACCGATACCCAAAGGTTCTTGTCACTTCAATTCTAAGACATATTATATCCACATCTtaaagatattttatggttactcgatattttgttttcacatgACCCAGATCCGAGAAATGGCAACTGAACAAGTCTATCTTGCTCTCATTCAAAACGGAATCTTAGTGGCAGAGGACAAGATGGGTAAAGTGATAGAAATAATATCAGAGTTTTGTTGGGAAGATGACTTGGAATTGACCAAGACTCAGAGGTTAGAATTGTGCGAATTGGCTGGTTTAGACCATGATATAGTGttcaagaacagaaacagatcGGTGACTATAGCCGGGAATAAAATGACGGCGTCTGACGAGAACGCGTCTTACTCTTCCTTAGTCGATTCCTCTGGCTTTTGATTTTTACGCTTTGTCCTCGAATCAGTTTTGTCTCTCTTATTTTTAGCATCGGTTTGATTTCGTTCTCTTGGTATTTTGGTCCATGGTCAAAATATAATCATGATCaaactttctttatttttgttttttagcatcgatttgatttgttttgttgatcATGTTTTGGTCCATGATCAGAATATAaacatgattctttttttttatctttttttttttcctttaagtAAACATAGACTTGAGTAAACATGTAGAAGAACAATATTTtgaaatcataaatatatagttgGCTTTGATTATTATGTTGATTGATGGTTCATTCAAGAGTAACTCAAACCCCGGCTGAAAACGACACACCGGTGACAGGGATCCAAGAATCTCCTTGAATAAATCTGCTGACGGTGAACGGAGAAGCCTCTTCCTCGCCGCGAAGGGCGTGAAATCCCGGCCAGTTCACCCTTCTACTTGTCCCCGCTCCAGCTCCGGTGTTCATAAACTCGCCGTAGTACAACGTTGACAGAGCATAACTGCCGCTCCATTCTCTCCACCCTCTCGGGTCGATCAACCCGTCAAGATCCGTTTTGAGAAAACCGGTTAACATTAACCATGTGTACGATTGAAGGAGTATTCAATATGAATTCCGGTTAAACTTGGTTTCAAAATGGTTTTCAATTCGATGATTTTAATTAGTTTCAGTTCATTTTGGATATCAATATAATTTGATTCGGACTCGATTTtggttctattttctatttaaaacaaccaataaaaattagatatttcactaattaacatttttggaaatatagtagtaatctatataattaagaatttttagaaaaaagtaaaatttatagaaataaaagaaaaatgatttgatatttttgcagttaaatttttatttttaagtctaaaaaagaaggattgacgtcgcaaAACCTTgagttgatgttatttgagtttaaagaagaagaatcgacgaaaagcacaaatattattttaactatacatgtgttcatattactttctctgcgagtaaggattttggtttgagatttcaatatgtgtggatctaaaaccgaataagcatatggatgaaattatcaataattggatgcatgtgttgactatgctgtcTTTATGAATTGcataaattttatgagaaaagaaataattttggtcttggagtttgatagacaggtagtctaaaaaaaaggtttttcagtggaagaatgtgaaaaagttgacaaggaagtagaagaagaagagtataacgaagaaccggATAAAAGTGAagatgacaattaccataaaatttgacaatgaaaatgacaagaaagaatatgaaaaataagaaaacattgaataaaaacatgaaaacatggTGGTagtgatcaattaaatatgaaaaacgagaaaaattcaagattataaaattatttcgtttttctggtggtcaaagaaatgttttaggatatgtgaggtcaacAGTTTGATTCATCTCGCCtagacgtcgagttaaattcatgattttttttatctgatttgattttataacacaactcatttttatatttttaaaaattttgtatctgaaattaaaatttttacttaatactaatttaaatttttttataagataatatttcgtTACTGTCATCAATCacatactccctctgtttcctaatataagatgtttttgagaagattttttgttttataatataagatgttttcaagtttctatgctaTTTTTAGATtagtgtaatattttttattatgcagttttatttatgattggttgaactttttgaAAGTGGtcatatcttatattttaatggagtgaatatatataatttttatcaaaatatatcaaataaacccacacATAGCATATAATAATAGTAgtaaagtaaaattaataaaaacaatacaatAGTAATGTTTAAAACCTTCCTCGAATCAGTGCACAAAAAACAAACGAAACCTTGTATGTAttcaattcaatttttatttggttccGCCTAACGAAGTCCGTTTTAAAAAGCCGGTTTAGCCgcttatataaatgaaaaccTTGATTCAAATCAGTgcacaagaaaaccaaaaagaaagtaNNNNNNNNNNNNNNNNNNNNNNNNNNNNNNNNNNNNNNNNNNNNNNNNNNNNNNNNNNNNNNNNNNNNNNNNNNNNNNNNNNNNNNNNNNNNNNNNNNNNNNNNNNNNNNNNNNNNNNNNNNNNNNNNNNNNNNNNNNNNNNNNNNNNNNNNNNNNNNNNNNNNNNNNNNNNNNNNNNNNNNNNNNNNNNNNNNNNNNNNNNNNNNNNNNNNNNNNNNNNNNNNaaaacaaaaaaaaaaaaaaaaaaaaaaaaaaaaaaaaaacttcactcGAATCGTCCAAGAATGTCATCATCGTCGTTGACGAGGATTCTCACACTCCCTTTGGATATCTCTTACGAGATTCTCGTACGATTAACACGAAGACAACATCAGAATATGGCCATCGTGTGCAAAGACTTACGTGAGATAGTCAAATCTTTTGACTTCAAGAAATACTGGCTCCTCCGAAACACTTCTTAGCTGCTGCTCCGTGTAGACGGTAAGAATCTTGATCGAGGATACTACTTGATTCGTGAGCATGGTGATCGTAAGTCTATTACGTTAGAGCCCGTGTCGTTCGTTGACACACCGGATCCATCAAGGACGATGAGGCATATCATCTTCTGCAACGGACCATTCCTTTTTGTTGTTTGCGGCAACGATAAATCGCTGAGGGTCTTCGTTTATAACTCTAAGACAAGGCTTTTAGAGCACTCTTCAATTATTGTTCCGCTGGAATTGATGTGCGCCGGCGTTGTGGAAGATGATGTTTTCTTGTTCGGCAAGAAACCCTCTGTTTCCTTTAACGATGAACCAGTTTACAAAAGCTTCAACTTTCGCACGAGAAACTGGGCTGACTCACCTCTTCATAGGCTGGGGATGGATTCCACGTTTGGTTCCATAGGGGCCCCGGCCAGGTCATCAGAAACCATCGGTTCTAATATATACCTGATGCGTCGAGCCAAAATGAGTGTTTACAACATCCAAACTGGGCTTACGAGTACGCCGTGCTGGGTCCCTCACCCTCTCCGTCATCCTACAACTTGTGTATTTCACGGTATCCTCATCTCTTACGACGTACAACATGGTGTTCTTAACTGGTACGATTCTGACATGAAGTCGTGGAGACTAGTGCTTAACTTTAGACTGGAACGAAGACGGGTGAGAAGCGCAAGTGCAGGTCTTGGGCTGTTGAACGGAGATCTTGCCCTTGTGTGGACTCAGATCTGTTACAATCGAAGTTCCTCCCAAAGCCAGGAGGAGGTGTGGTGCACAAAGGTTTGCTTACGCCGCAAACCAGATGGTAACTTAGAAGGTTCTGCTTACTCTGCTCAGCATTTAGAAACTATACCATATGGGTATAAGATTAACATGTATCTGTCGGTCTCTCCTTATCGTCCTTTTCGACCAGCAATGCCTGCTCTGTATTTTGATGATGTTTAGGTCACAGTTCCTTTATGCTTCCATGCTCTGATATATTGTAGTTTGAACCAGGACTTGTTGGCCATCTTAGCCACAGCTCCATGTTTCAAGTGTCCGGTTGTTTTCGAATAAGCAGAGTAACGTTGCATAAACTTCATATGTTGAaacaattttcaatttctaggCTGAAACAATTTTCATCTTCATATGCTGCAACAGTCGGGTCTAACCCGTTTTCTCTCAGCTGCTCCATCATTTTCTGAACACTCTCGAAGTCCTTCTGTTTGCCGAAAAACGAAGTGAGAGTGTTGTAAGTGATGGAATCAAGTTTATCCCTTCTTTCTCCATATTGGTTAGCATCTCATAGACTTTCCCTGCATTATTCTTATCACAAAACAACCCAATAAGGATGTTGTTGTCAGGAGAAAACCCTCCCTAACTTGGCGTTTCAAATCCTCCACCACTCTAATAGCGTCATGATGCTGCCTAACTTGGCACAATCCAGAGATCAGAGCATAATAGATCTTTGCATCAGGAGAACAACCAACCAGCTCCCAACATTTTATCAAACCAACAATGAATAGTCGTCTCTATGTTACTGACGCTGCAACAAGCCAGCATGGATCAATGCAATATAAGTAATCACATTCCCTTTCACGCTTTCCTTTTCCATATTCCATAAAGAAAAGAACCGCCATGTTCAATCCATGGCGCCTGCACATTCCACCAATGATTCTATTAAGATTAACCACATCCGGTTTGATCCCGTCGTCAGAAACAACTTCTTTAGACGTCTCAAGATTTTCAGCCATGCCATACCTATCGATCAAGCAATTGTAAGTAACTTTATTGGGTGCACAACTCTCTTCCACCTTCATTCTTGCCTACAACTCCTCTGCTGCTTTCCACCTCCCCATCTTGCATCTGCAGAGCCTGTCAATGAGAACCCCTAAAGGCACAACATCAGGCCGAATTCACACCTCATCCATCTTCAGGACTAAAGCATTCATTCTACAATTGTTCATATTCCTTCCTAAGAATGACAAGACCGCACTGAAAAGAGGAGCTTCAAGTGGGGCATTGTTCTTCATCAGGTCGCTCAAAATATCCCAAGCTGCATTGGTGCTACCACCATTTTTGCGTAGACTTAGTAATAAACCGAGTCAACCAAATAGAGTTTGGGAGACACCATGAGAGCTAAATCTAGAAATCAACCCATTAATCATTTCTTCTGTCAAAAGCCTTCCCTTCCGAACCTCGTGCAACACAATACCCGCGGTGATTCTATTAGGAGGAAAAACTGGTTCTTTGTAAAGCATTTCGTCGAGCACCTTGAAGGCATCATCGACAAGTCCATTTCTTAGCAAGACCTCGATTACAACATTGCGAACTCGCGTTCTTCTCTTTGGAAATCTCGTAGAGCTGGAGAAGTTTATCCGGCGAGTCAAGTTCACTTCCAGCGATATTCCCGCCTACGTCAAGGTTTGAAAATGGCGGCCACCCAGAAAAGTGAGCCGACGAACTCTGTTCGGTGGATTGGAGTGTCACTCAAGGAACAAGAAGTTTCGGAAATTTCAATAATGGGCTTTAACACTTCTTTGGCCCAGACAACCTCGTCAAATATTTGAACAAATATTTACTTTTCTCATAAAACCAAtatgtttaaaacaaatattaaaacaaatatttactaTGCATTTGAGACTTAATCTTCTTCGCTTGCATCTGCTAAAGTTCTTGTTGTAGGGCGCGATTTTCAACGTTTTCGGATTGATTTGGTGCAGCGCGTTGACCCATGAGCATCTGGTTAGTTTGGAAATGAACTCTCGGTTGCTCGCCATTGGGTCTGACAACAGTCGACGAGAGTCGGGGCCTACCGTTGGTATGGTGCTCTGCACGCGGAGTAGTAGCGGCATTGTGCTCATCTCGCGGAGTGTTGTGCTCAGCTCGCGCAGGGTTGTACTCAGCTCGTGGAGTATTGTGCTCAGCTCGCGGAGTGCTATGTTGAGCTCGCAGAGTGCGTGGTGCCAGCGCGTCTTCGTCTCGCACGCGTCGAGATTCAGATTGTGGTCGCGTACGGCGCGTTGCTTGGTCATTTTGGCCTTGAGATGCCATCAGCGCCGCTTGGCCACTCATACAATCCAGGGTCCTTTGTACGGCTTCATCGAGCGCGGCCTGACTGATAGTTACGCCTCTTCGCGTGTGGCTGGGAGTAGTGCCTGCGGCTGTGCGGTTGGACCCAATGGACAAGTCATCATCGACAAGTCCCTTTCTTAGGAAGACCTCGATTACAACATTACAAACTCGCGTGTTTTTCATATTCTAATCGAGTCGTTCGTATACAAGAACCGGCTGATATACCATACCCATACGCCCAAACCATCAGATCAGGAGCTTAGCGGCGACAACAGTGAGCAGGATGTTCTTCTCTTTGGTAATCTCGTAGAGCTGGAGAAGTTTATCCGGCGAGTCAGGTTCACTACCAGCGATATTCCCGCCTACGTCAAGGTTTGAAAATGGCGGCCACCCGGAAAAGTGAGCCGACGAACTCTGTTCGGTGGATTGGAGTGTCACTCTCAAGGAACAAGAAGTTTGGGCCATTTCAATAATGGGCTTTAACACTTATTTGGCCCAAACAACCTCGTCAAATATTTGTTCTCACAaaaccaatatttttaaaatcgaACTGGAATGTGAACCGTCACTAGGTCAACCGGTTGAACCACGAGtcaattaatttatcaatttctttatattttatgaagataatatataatattatataaatatatgaacaaaacatacaaaattaaGTATTAAAcacctaaaattaaatttttaaatgattaaataaaataattaagtgattattttataaataacaacatatatttttaatttagtttaagtttaaagtgtgataaaattaaaatattttaatttgagatCAACCCGCTGGTTTAACCATCGGTTCATGATTTTTAGCAGATTTTTCCGgttctttttgggtttatgtttgTCCGATTTTCATAAGTGACCCAGACCAGAAAATCAACCGGATCGCGGTTGGACCGGTCTGATCCGGGCTTAAAAACATTGCATAAAGCTGAAGcataagttttttatatatcacTCGTTATTTTGTTACACAACAAGGACAAATCTTTAATTCTCTCCAAATACTATCCTCTTTCTTTTATTGATCAAGCTACCACTCTGAACTCTGAGATTGTTTTGCTCCTATGGTTTACACCAATTTACCCGCAAAAAGCTTCCGTAACTTCCTTAAGAATCCATCAAGGTCGCTTGAGGAGATCTTGTAAGGGCTGTGAGAAGGACTTGGAAACAAGTGTTCAGATATTTCTTCCTTATAATCCAAGAGCgctttgttgttgatcatttcTTCTAACTGTTTAGTTGGAAATTTAGTTGCTCATAGCctcatatacaaatatatataatatcttaatATGAAAACAAGTCAAGTCACGGCCAGTTAACATGTAGAAGAACAATAttttgaaaacataaatatatagttgGCTTTGATTATTATGTTGATGGTTGTTCATTCAAGAGTGACTCAAACCCCGGCTGCAAACGGTACACCGGTGATAGGGATCCAAGAATCTCCTTGAATAAATCTGCTGACGCTGAACGGAGAAGCCTCTTCCTCGCCGCGAAGGACGTGAAATCCCGGCCAGTTCACCCTTCTGGTTGTACCCGCTCCAGCTCCTGTGTTCATAAACTCGCCGTAGTACAACGTTGACAGAGCATAACTGCCGCTCCCTTCTCTCCACCCTCTCGGGTCGATCAACCCGGCAAGATCCGTTTTGAGAAACACTGTCCGAGAGTACTTCTTCCAAGGCCGGCCCAAATAGTTCTTAAACCGGCCTTTAACCGCCTCGAATTCTGGTGCGGCCCTGACCCGCGAGTGTTGGATCGAAATACCTTATTCCAAGTAACACAATTTCATCAGAAAACCGGTTACCATTAAccatgtgtgtatatatagttggttttaaaatgattttcatTTCGATGATTTTTAGTACTTTCAGTTCAATTTTGAATATCAGTATAATTTGATTCGGGACTCGATTATGGTTCTATTTTCTAAGTTGATGACCCCTAAAATTAATAGTCAACAGTTGGTCAAACCAAAGATTATTCTAAAAAAGgttgtattttaaaaaactttctattttaattaatgaatattACCTGTAGTTGCATGTGGGTCGTCTCTTCCTTGAGCTGTGATCATATTGCCTTGATGATCCATAGGCCGTCTCACAAATATATCACAGTTCTGAAAAACGGCAGCCGCATCTCCAAATATGAAATCAATGGTACCTATCCAAAATTTTCCCAACAAATTCTCTTAAACCATTGTACGACTTTAATTAGTTTCTACAtgaatgtattatatatatacaagatggTACCATAAATATGACAATCGCGGTAGAATTGACGAAGCGAATGTGTGAAAAGAGTATCTTGATATCCTTTGAAACTACACCGATAGAATAAAGACAAATCTGAGTTCACTCTCAACGCCACAGCTTGATGTTTGTGCGGTCCTGCTGTGTTCTCGAACGTCATGTCCCGTGCCCAAAATCCATCCCCGGAAACCCCTAAATAACGAGTAAGCCTTTAAATATCCAACATGCATACATGCATGATTAATGAAGATAAGTATAACGTTTGTATATTTTATACCAAATGTTGCTGATCCATAAGTAGTGGAACCATCCGGGAAGTTTCGGTTATTAGTGACGATTGTACGGTCCATACCGTCACCAACTAGCATGATGTTTTTCATGTGTCTATCTATTTCGATCTTTTCGTTGTAAACACCAGCTTTTATGTAGATTATCACTCTGTTCGACCGACTTTTCCCCATACTCGAAACGGCGGCTAATGCTTGGTTTATTGTCCGATGAGTCGCAGAACCGTCCTGAGCCACCACGAAATCCGCCCTTGACCTTGTTGGATTCCATGATACTAACATTCCGCCGCTTTGGTTTGGTCTCGATGGTCCATGGTTTGGTCTCGTTAGTCCATGATTTGGTCTTGTTGGTCCATGTTTTGGTCTTTCTGGTTCATGATTTGGTCTCGTTGGTCCATGTTTTGGTCCTCCAAGTCTATGGTTCTGCCTAGCTGGTCCATGCAGCCCTACAAAATGTCATTGTAGATCCATAATAAATAAACCATAATAtctccaaaaaacaaaaaacgcaGCCTACAATCGTGTTTTAGTGATAAAATATAATGCGTCTAGAAGAAATCAATCATTGCCCAATTTGACAAACAAACGATGCATtgatcattttatttaattatgtatacATGAGAATGTATGTTATATGTTCTTACTCTTTTTCATATGACCTCTAGACTTTTTGTAGAAAGCTAAAGCTTCACGGAGTACGAACGTGACGTTGCTATGGACCAGAGGCTTATCGTGACCTTGACGTTCCTGAACCAAACCGTCTAAACAAGTGTTATGGTTCGCAAGCACTCCGCTTAGCCACGTTCTAATATCTTCAACGGTAAAATTCTCATGAGCCACGACCAGTTTCGATAGCCTAGCTTCACCCTCATCGTAGAGCTTTTCGCATTCACTTAACGCCAAATAATAATGACCACTAGTAGCAACCTCACTCTCCACCACAGCCATTGACCTAAAAAGAGTCCTGGCTTCGACCACTGCAGCTCGAGCCATCTCAAGTACATCAAACTCGGCTGTGTTTGAGGCGGTTACGAGGACTGCAATGGCTAGAAAGAACATGATGGTAATTAATTTGGTGACTTTTACAAACGTGTACATTTttagtagatatatattataagacttttgttgtgttttagTTATGTTCTTGAAATACGTTTAAGTAaatgattattgttgttgttgttgttgttgttgttgtgtattttaaatagaaaacgAGGAATATAACTTGTCGTAGAACGTAGATGAAGACGGTGGCGAGGAATCTAACACatggagagagagataaggCACGTGTGAGACTATGTGTAAGCTTTTGTTTCTATGATTATAGATGGCCCATGCATATGAGACTAATTTCATTAATTACGTTATACATTTTCAGGTTATAAATTAATGCGACGGAATCAAAGTGACTGAAGTGTGAGTATACGTACGTGTGTATGtgtggagagaagaagagtagttttcttcttcttcttcttcttattttttctttttaaagagcTGAAAGATTAGTGGATTAAATTAAATAACGAAACTTTCTGAATGAAATCATAATCTCATTATTACAATATGATAGCTTTTCCCATCATTACAACTCTTTggagtaaaagaaaaaaaacccatgAATGATCATCAGtcagtagtatatatataatttagtatcaaattcttaattttgtaggaATAATAGTTAAGTTGTAAAGTTAGTAAAACTTATTATCTTTTCTTCATGGGGTATAATATTTTGGTAAAGAACTTTCTTGAATTAATGAAAAAAGGTTACCccaaaattagaaattaaattaaatggaAGATGGGAGAAAACCCGACGAGACTGTAAAGTCATTGAGATTTCAGATTTGAGACTTTAATATGCTGGAGCCCAGCCCTTAATTTTAATGGCCCAATGGAATATATGGTGCGATCCATGAGAACCGGGTAGACCCGGATCGTAATAACACTAACCAAAAGATTGAATGAACCTCTTTAATCCTTTAAAGCCTAAAGATATATACTCAAATCGAATCACGCTGTTGTccgaaataatatttatatccGAATGTTATCATATTTTACCATCCAAGTATTGAGTATCGAATAATTGCGCCTGCTAAGGAAAGTGGGTATAAGCCTAGAAGAAACTACTAACTAATGGAATAAAGTTAGTGATCATCTTTTTAAGGTAGACAATACGGGTCACACT from Camelina sativa cultivar DH55 chromosome 7, Cs, whole genome shotgun sequence includes the following:
- the LOC104699825 gene encoding probable pectinesterase/pectinesterase inhibitor 36, which translates into the protein MYTFVKVTKLITIMFFLAIAVLVTASNTAEFDVLEMARAAVVEARTLFRSMAVVESEVATSGHYYLALSECEKLYDEGEARLSKLVVAHENFTVEDIRTWLSGVLANHNTCLDGLVQERQGHDKPLVHSNVTFVLREALAFYKKSRGHMKKRLHGPARQNHRLGGPKHGPTRPNHEPERPKHGPTRPNHGLTRPNHGPSRPNQSGGMLVSWNPTRSRADFVVAQDGSATHRTINQALAAVSSMGKSRSNRVIIYIKAGVYNEKIEIDRHMKNIMLVGDGMDRTIVTNNRNFPDGSTTYGSATFGVSGDGFWARDMTFENTAGPHKHQAVALRVNSDLSLFYRCSFKGYQDTLFTHSLRQFYRDCHIYGTIDFIFGDAAAVFQNCDIFVRRPMDHQGNMITAQGRDDPHATTGISIQHSRVRAAPEFEAVKGRFKNYLGRPWKKYSRTVFLKTDLAGLIDPRGWREGSGSYALSTLYYGEFMNTGAGAGTTRRVNWPGFHVLRGEEEASPFSVSRFIQGDSWIPITGVPFAAGV
- the LOC104704172 gene encoding putative F-box/kelch-repeat protein At1g60570, translating into MRHIIFCNGPFLFVVCGNDKSLRVFVYNSKTRLLEHSSIIVPLELMCAGVVEDDVFLFGKKPSVSFNDEPVYKSFNFRTRNWADSPLHRLGMDSTFGSIGAPARSSETIGSNIYLMRRAKMSVYNIQTGLTSTPCWVPHPLRHPTTCVFHGILISYDVQHGVLNWYDSDMKSWRLVLNFRLERRRVRSASAGLGLLNGDLALVWTQICYNRSSSQSQEEVWCTKVCLRRKPDGNLEGSAYSAQHLETIPYGYKINMYLSVSPYRPFRPAMPALYFDDV